One Sporomusaceae bacterium ACPt DNA window includes the following coding sequences:
- the fer gene encoding Ferredoxin: MAHKINSECIKCGACAAVCPVGAISEGDTQFAIDPGLCIDCGACAAVCPVGAISPGE, translated from the coding sequence GTGGCACATAAAATTAATTCCGAGTGTATCAAGTGCGGCGCTTGCGCTGCCGTTTGTCCGGTGGGGGCCATTTCCGAGGGGGACACCCAATTCGCTATTGACCCCGGGCTCTGTATTGATTGTGGCGCATGCGCCGCCGTGTGCCCGGTAGGCGCCATCAGCCCCGGCGAGTAG
- the glxR gene encoding CRP-like cAMP-activated global transcriptional regulator — MLEFEYLKHIPIFEELAPNDLAAINNVTVERRYKKNMIIFMEGEPGEGFHYVKSGKVKIVKMAQDGREHIINILGPGEVFAEVLLFNRGPYPATAVVLEDSVIGIIKNADLEKVVAGNARIALHIIRVMNKKLLHAQMKIKTLALSDTFARTAQILIRLSQQYGRPIPGGVQIDVDMTRQDLANLVGTTRETVSRVLSSMKKDKVIDFADQQIIILNPQKLKHYQEL; from the coding sequence ATGTTGGAATTTGAGTATTTAAAACACATACCTATTTTTGAAGAACTGGCGCCCAATGATTTGGCAGCAATTAACAACGTGACTGTTGAGCGCCGTTATAAAAAGAATATGATTATTTTTATGGAAGGCGAACCGGGTGAAGGCTTCCACTATGTCAAAAGCGGCAAAGTGAAAATTGTTAAAATGGCGCAGGATGGCAGAGAACATATTATTAATATCCTCGGACCGGGCGAGGTTTTTGCCGAAGTGCTGCTCTTTAACCGCGGTCCGTATCCTGCTACCGCCGTAGTCCTTGAAGATTCGGTTATTGGCATTATTAAAAACGCTGACCTTGAAAAAGTGGTAGCCGGTAATGCCCGGATTGCGCTCCACATTATCCGAGTTATGAATAAAAAACTGCTGCACGCCCAGATGAAGATTAAGACACTGGCGTTATCGGATACTTTTGCCCGCACGGCGCAAATACTCATCCGGTTATCTCAGCAGTATGGGCGGCCAATTCCGGGTGGTGTACAGATTGATGTCGATATGACCCGTCAGGATTTGGCAAACCTGGTCGGAACAACTCGCGAGACTGTCAGCCGGGTATTGAGCTCAATGAAAAAGGACAAAGTTATTGATTTTGCCGACCAGCAGATCATAATTCTAAACCCCCAAAAACTCAAACATTACCAGGAACTGTGA
- a CDS encoding Dihydroorotate dehydrogenase B (NAD(+)), electron transfer subunit yields the protein MYKIVEKRQLAPQIYLMDVKAPRVAKSAKPGQFVIVKMDEQGERIPLTICDYDAVKGTVTIVFQTLGRSTTEMAWLNIGDYFADFAGPLGEASEFIHEEIEALKQQKIVFVAGGVGTAPVYPQVKWLQKRGVQVDVIIGARSKEFLILEDEIKALGANVYVTTDDGSYSRKGLVTEVLKDLIDSGAKYDHVIAIGPMIMMKFVAKLTKEYGLKTTVSLNPIMVDGTGMCGACRVTVGGQVKFACVDGPEFDGHLVDFDEAMRRQAMYKTEEGRYMLELEKASHTGGCCGGRQ from the coding sequence ATGTACAAGATCGTCGAAAAACGGCAGTTGGCACCGCAAATTTATCTGATGGACGTGAAAGCTCCCCGGGTAGCAAAATCCGCCAAACCCGGCCAGTTTGTCATTGTCAAAATGGACGAACAGGGCGAAAGAATTCCGCTCACCATTTGTGATTATGACGCCGTTAAGGGAACAGTTACAATTGTATTTCAGACACTGGGACGGTCGACAACCGAGATGGCCTGGTTGAACATCGGCGACTATTTCGCCGATTTCGCCGGACCGTTAGGAGAAGCTTCTGAATTTATCCACGAAGAAATTGAAGCCTTAAAACAGCAAAAGATTGTCTTTGTTGCCGGCGGTGTAGGTACTGCACCGGTTTATCCCCAGGTAAAGTGGCTGCAGAAGCGCGGGGTTCAGGTTGATGTTATTATTGGCGCGCGCTCCAAAGAGTTCTTAATTCTGGAAGACGAGATAAAAGCGTTGGGCGCCAACGTATATGTTACTACCGATGACGGATCCTACAGCCGCAAAGGCCTTGTAACCGAAGTATTAAAAGACCTTATTGACAGCGGTGCAAAATATGACCATGTTATTGCCATTGGTCCTATGATCATGATGAAGTTTGTGGCCAAGTTGACCAAAGAATATGGTCTTAAGACCACTGTCAGCTTAAATCCTATCATGGTTGACGGCACCGGTATGTGTGGCGCCTGTCGCGTCACGGTGGGCGGGCAAGTGAAATTCGCGTGTGTAGACGGACCGGAGTTTGACGGGCATCTGGTCGATTTTGACGAAGCCATGCGCCGTCAGGCTATGTACAAGACTGAAGAAGGTCGCTATATGCTGGAACTGGAAAAAGCCAGCCATACCGGCGGCTGCTGTGGAGGTAGACAATAA
- the gltD_1 gene encoding Glutamate synthase [NADPH] small chain, with translation MGRAARVPVREQCPKERVTNFEEVCLGYSLEEAMAEAARCLNCKNAKCMGNCPVAIDIPAFISHVKKGEIAEAAKIIAKASALPAVCGRVCPQENQCEGKCILGIKGDAIAIGKLERFVADWARENQIDTAEVAPPNGKKVAVIGSGPAGLTCAGDLARKGYSVTIFEALHEPGGVLVYGIPEFRLPKETVVKTEIENLKKMGVNIETNVVVGKTVTIDELLNEEGFDAVFIGSGAGLPKFMGIPGENANGVFSANEFLTRNNLMKAFREEYSTPIKVGKKVAVVGGGNVAMDAARTAARLGAETHIVYRRSEAELPARAEEVHHAKEEGIIFDVLTNPTEILVDDQGWVKGLKCIKMELGEPDASGRRKPVEIPHSEFVMDVDTVIMSLGTSPNPLIASTTEGLETNKWQCIVADEETGLTSRERVYAGGDAVTGAATVILAMGAGKKAAQAIDEMIMG, from the coding sequence ATGGGTAGAGCTGCCAGAGTGCCGGTACGGGAACAATGTCCGAAAGAACGTGTTACTAACTTCGAAGAAGTTTGTCTGGGCTATTCGCTCGAAGAGGCTATGGCCGAAGCCGCCCGGTGCTTAAATTGTAAAAATGCCAAGTGTATGGGCAATTGTCCGGTGGCTATCGATATTCCCGCTTTTATTAGTCATGTCAAAAAAGGCGAAATTGCCGAAGCGGCTAAAATTATCGCTAAGGCCAGTGCGCTGCCTGCCGTATGCGGCCGCGTATGTCCGCAGGAGAACCAGTGTGAAGGCAAGTGCATTCTGGGGATTAAAGGGGATGCCATCGCCATTGGTAAACTTGAGCGGTTTGTGGCTGATTGGGCGCGCGAAAATCAGATCGATACCGCCGAAGTAGCCCCACCCAACGGCAAAAAAGTTGCCGTCATCGGCAGTGGGCCGGCCGGACTTACCTGTGCCGGCGATTTGGCCCGTAAAGGCTATTCCGTTACCATATTTGAAGCCCTGCACGAGCCGGGCGGCGTATTGGTATATGGTATACCCGAGTTTCGCCTGCCCAAAGAAACAGTTGTCAAAACCGAAATTGAAAATCTCAAGAAAATGGGCGTTAACATCGAGACTAATGTTGTGGTCGGCAAGACGGTAACCATTGATGAACTGTTAAACGAGGAAGGTTTTGACGCCGTATTTATCGGCTCAGGCGCCGGTCTGCCCAAGTTCATGGGCATTCCCGGGGAAAACGCCAATGGCGTATTTTCAGCCAATGAGTTTTTAACCCGCAACAATCTGATGAAAGCGTTTAGGGAAGAATACTCAACCCCGATCAAAGTTGGTAAAAAAGTAGCTGTAGTAGGCGGTGGCAATGTAGCCATGGATGCTGCCAGAACAGCCGCCCGTCTTGGCGCCGAAACGCATATTGTTTACCGCCGCTCGGAAGCAGAATTGCCGGCCCGTGCAGAAGAAGTGCATCATGCCAAAGAAGAAGGTATTATCTTTGACGTCTTAACCAATCCGACGGAAATCCTGGTTGATGATCAAGGGTGGGTTAAAGGGTTAAAATGTATTAAAATGGAACTCGGCGAACCTGACGCCTCAGGCCGGAGAAAACCGGTTGAGATTCCTCATTCCGAGTTTGTTATGGATGTTGACACTGTCATCATGTCGCTCGGCACGTCGCCCAATCCGCTTATTGCCTCGACAACTGAAGGTCTTGAAACCAACAAATGGCAGTGCATTGTCGCCGACGAAGAAACCGGTCTTACCAGTCGCGAACGCGTCTATGCCGGCGGCGATGCCGTAACCGGCGCCGCTACAGTAATTCTCGCCATGGGCGCAGGGAAAAAAGCGGCCCAGGCCATTGACGAAATGATTATGGGCTAA
- the dinG_1 gene encoding 3'-5' exonuclease DinG gives MTRVYQLLNRIDEGMTTVNEGFIAIDFETANYNKHSACQLGIAVVNNQQIIERKSWLIRPPTKVFTFSGLHGITYSMVRDHPTFDEIWLLEVKPYIEHQIVAAHNAEFDISVLTATLAYYRLPIPDFNVVDSLGAARKAWPQLRNHNLSTVAAYLNIELNHHDASSDANACAEIILRAGWENIEIRGVTNAVLPENMNLFDSGC, from the coding sequence ATGACAAGGGTATATCAATTACTTAATCGTATCGACGAAGGAATGACAACTGTGAATGAAGGTTTTATTGCTATTGATTTTGAAACCGCAAATTACAATAAACATAGTGCCTGCCAACTTGGAATTGCGGTTGTGAACAACCAGCAAATTATTGAACGGAAGTCCTGGCTTATCAGACCGCCGACTAAGGTATTCACTTTTTCCGGTCTTCACGGGATTACTTATAGCATGGTTAGAGATCATCCGACTTTTGATGAAATTTGGTTGTTAGAAGTCAAACCCTATATAGAGCATCAAATAGTAGCAGCGCATAATGCTGAATTTGATATATCGGTTTTAACCGCTACATTGGCATACTATCGGTTGCCAATACCTGACTTTAACGTGGTCGACTCATTGGGTGCAGCCAGAAAAGCATGGCCACAGTTGAGAAATCATAATCTTTCGACAGTGGCAGCGTACTTGAATATTGAACTCAATCATCATGATGCGTCAAGTGACGCCAACGCTTGTGCCGAGATTATACTACGAGCGGGCTGGGAGAATATTGAGATTAGAGGTGTAACCAATGCAGTCTTGCCGGAAAATATGAACCTTTTTGATAGTGGATGTTGA
- the cas5d gene encoding CRISPR pre-crRNA endoribonuclease Cas5d translates to MGYGVKLRVWGDYACFTRPEMKAERVSYDVMTPSAARGILEAIHWKPAISWQIDRIHVMKPVKFDSIRRNEVAHKISERNIKTAMKGGQIDLHQYAAQAEERQQRAALVLRDVEYVIEAHFEMTERAGAGDNPGKHCDIFTRRARAGQCHMRPYFGCREFPVNFELLEGEVGQSPLTGEQDLGWMLWDIDFANDMQPIFFRPTMKNGIVDTRLTKGERS, encoded by the coding sequence ATGGGGTATGGAGTTAAGCTCAGAGTCTGGGGTGACTATGCCTGTTTTACGCGGCCAGAGATGAAAGCGGAAAGAGTAAGTTATGATGTGATGACTCCATCAGCAGCGCGGGGAATATTGGAAGCGATTCACTGGAAGCCCGCCATTAGCTGGCAAATTGATCGTATTCATGTGATGAAGCCTGTCAAGTTTGATTCAATTCGCAGAAACGAGGTAGCACACAAAATTTCCGAAAGGAATATTAAAACCGCGATGAAAGGAGGACAGATCGACCTTCATCAATATGCGGCACAAGCAGAAGAACGTCAGCAACGGGCTGCTTTGGTGCTGCGGGATGTCGAGTATGTTATTGAGGCTCATTTTGAGATGACGGAAAGGGCTGGTGCAGGTGACAATCCGGGTAAACACTGCGATATTTTTACACGCCGGGCACGGGCAGGACAATGTCATATGCGTCCCTATTTCGGATGCCGCGAGTTTCCGGTAAATTTTGAATTACTGGAAGGGGAAGTTGGTCAATCGCCTTTAACGGGCGAACAAGATCTGGGCTGGATGCTTTGGGATATTGATTTTGCCAATGATATGCAGCCCATCTTTTTCCGTCCTACCATGAAAAACGGTATTGTGGATACCCGGTTAACCAAGGGGGAAAGAAGTTGA
- the cas1_1 gene encoding CRISPR-associated endonuclease Cas1 encodes MRRLLNTLYVTMPDAYLACDGENVLVKVKDEIKFRVPVHNLESIICFGFAGASPKLMYLCCERGVALSFLTEYGKFMGRVTGGISGNVLLRRAQYRWADDPSISARLSKRFIAAKIVNSRALLHRVLRDHKEVVDQNSLEKALRWLAGTLDRLEKAPDGNVIRGIEGEAAQIYFSNFNQLVLSQKENFYMENRNRRPPTDNINALLSFLYTLLTHDVVAALESVGLDPQVGFLHRERSGRPSLALDVMEELRPHFADRLAVTLINRKQISADGFIVKENGAVIMEDETRKEVLTAWQKRKQEEITHPYLEEKIPLGLVPYVQALLLARHLRGDLEDYPPFFWK; translated from the coding sequence GTGAGGCGGCTTCTCAATACACTTTACGTAACCATGCCTGATGCCTACCTGGCATGCGATGGTGAAAACGTGCTTGTCAAAGTTAAAGATGAGATCAAATTCCGGGTTCCTGTCCACAATTTGGAAAGTATTATTTGTTTTGGTTTTGCTGGTGCTAGTCCTAAACTCATGTACTTATGTTGTGAACGTGGTGTGGCACTTTCCTTTTTGACGGAATACGGGAAGTTTATGGGGCGGGTAACAGGTGGTATATCTGGCAATGTATTACTTAGACGTGCTCAATATCGATGGGCCGATGACCCTTCCATATCCGCCCGATTATCTAAACGGTTTATCGCGGCTAAAATTGTCAACAGCCGGGCGCTTTTACACCGTGTGTTGCGGGATCATAAAGAAGTTGTTGATCAAAACTCATTGGAAAAAGCTCTCCGCTGGTTAGCGGGAACACTAGACCGGTTGGAAAAAGCGCCTGATGGTAATGTAATACGTGGAATTGAAGGGGAAGCCGCCCAAATTTACTTCTCTAACTTCAATCAACTGGTGTTAAGTCAGAAAGAAAACTTTTACATGGAAAACCGCAACCGGCGTCCACCAACTGATAACATTAATGCATTGCTGTCGTTTTTGTATACGCTGCTTACCCATGATGTGGTGGCAGCGTTAGAAAGCGTCGGTTTAGACCCGCAGGTGGGCTTTCTACATCGAGAAAGGTCGGGGCGCCCAAGTTTGGCTTTGGATGTGATGGAAGAACTGCGGCCTCATTTTGCTGACCGATTGGCTGTGACACTGATTAATCGCAAGCAGATTTCAGCAGATGGTTTTATTGTAAAAGAAAACGGCGCTGTCATTATGGAAGATGAAACACGCAAAGAAGTTTTGACGGCTTGGCAAAAAAGGAAGCAAGAAGAGATTACGCATCCATATCTGGAAGAAAAGATTCCATTAGGGCTTGTACCGTACGTCCAGGCTCTGTTGTTGGCCAGGCATCTGAGGGGGGATTTAGAAGACTATCCACCATTTTTCTGGAAATGA
- the cas2_1 gene encoding CRISPR-associated endoribonuclease Cas2, with product MLVLITYDVNVTTDAGKRRLRRVAKQCVNYGQRVQNSVFECLLDPSQFAELKHRLEEIIDAETDSLRYYFLGNNWKNRVEHVGTKVTYDPEGVLMV from the coding sequence ATGTTAGTTTTGATCACCTATGATGTAAATGTTACAACAGATGCAGGTAAGAGGCGTCTTCGAAGAGTGGCAAAACAATGCGTAAATTATGGTCAACGTGTGCAAAACTCAGTTTTTGAATGTCTGCTTGACCCGTCACAGTTTGCAGAACTCAAGCATCGTCTGGAAGAGATTATTGATGCAGAGACGGATAGCTTGCGATATTATTTTTTGGGGAATAATTGGAAAAATCGCGTTGAACATGTTGGTACGAAAGTTACATATGATCCGGAAGGTGTTCTTATGGTCTGA
- a CDS encoding IS256 family transposase ISPeth4, producing MTQLNEKEIQLVALLSEECTTPAELTAKLKNLFAGALEKMLEAEMDEHLGYEKNSVLGNNSGNSRNGYGKKTIKSEWGESEISVPRDRNGTFEPRIIEKRQTRTDDIEARILAMYAKGMSNRDIEDHLRDIYGVEASASLISRITDKIMPAVMEWQSRPLDPVYPIVFLDGIVFKVRKDSRVVNKCLYSVLGINLDGRKEILGMWLSENESASFWTTICNELKNRGVEDILIACRDNLSGFSTAIETVFPKTEQQLCVIHQIRNSTKYVPYKDIKPVMADLKLVYAAPTQDDAEYRLEEFREKWGKKYPQIVKSWEANWTELSTYFKYPQEVRTLIYTTNAVEGFHRMLRKYTKTKTVYPTDDAVKKSVFLSIQEISKKWSMPIRDWGIIIGQLMIFFEDKLQSRKVS from the coding sequence ATGACACAGTTAAACGAAAAAGAAATACAGCTTGTAGCACTGCTCAGTGAGGAGTGCACCACTCCCGCCGAACTAACGGCGAAGCTCAAGAATCTGTTTGCCGGTGCGCTGGAAAAGATGCTAGAAGCCGAAATGGATGAACACCTCGGCTATGAGAAGAACAGTGTTTTAGGCAATAACAGCGGCAACAGCCGTAACGGTTACGGCAAAAAAACAATAAAAAGCGAGTGGGGCGAAAGTGAAATCAGCGTCCCCCGCGACCGAAACGGCACCTTTGAGCCGCGAATTATCGAAAAACGGCAGACACGCACCGACGATATTGAAGCCAGGATTCTGGCGATGTACGCTAAAGGCATGTCCAATCGCGACATTGAAGATCATCTGCGCGACATCTACGGCGTAGAAGCCTCCGCCAGCCTAATCAGCCGCATCACGGACAAGATTATGCCAGCCGTTATGGAATGGCAGAGCCGCCCGCTTGACCCGGTGTATCCCATTGTGTTTCTAGACGGAATTGTGTTCAAAGTCCGCAAGGACAGCCGGGTTGTAAACAAATGCCTATACTCGGTTTTAGGTATCAATCTGGACGGCCGCAAGGAAATCCTCGGCATGTGGCTGTCGGAAAACGAGAGCGCCAGTTTTTGGACGACGATCTGCAACGAGTTGAAAAATCGGGGTGTGGAAGATATTTTGATTGCCTGCCGTGACAACCTTTCCGGCTTTTCCACTGCCATTGAGACGGTGTTCCCCAAAACCGAGCAGCAACTGTGCGTGATTCATCAAATCCGCAACTCCACAAAGTATGTACCCTACAAGGATATCAAGCCGGTTATGGCGGATTTGAAATTAGTCTATGCAGCGCCGACACAAGACGACGCGGAGTATCGTCTGGAGGAATTTCGTGAGAAATGGGGCAAGAAATACCCACAGATTGTAAAGTCCTGGGAGGCGAACTGGACGGAGCTGTCCACCTATTTCAAGTACCCGCAGGAGGTCCGGACACTGATTTACACCACCAACGCAGTGGAAGGTTTTCATCGGATGCTGCGCAAATATACCAAGACAAAGACGGTTTATCCCACCGACGACGCGGTCAAAAAATCGGTGTTCCTGTCGATACAAGAAATTTCCAAAAAGTGGAGTATGCCGATTCGCGATTGGGGAATTATAATAGGGCAGTTGATGATCTTCTTCGAGGACAAACTGCAATCGCGGAAGGTCTCATGA
- a CDS encoding IS3 family transposase ISCce4: MKKPNQKWVSDITYIATDEGWLYPAGVMDLCGRAIVGFAMAEHMKKSIVIDALNQAIGRTDAKQGVLVHSDRGIQYASKEYQAVLKKNQFICSMSRKGNCYDTAPMDPSGVS, from the coding sequence GTGAAAAAGCCAAACCAGAAGTGGGTCAGTGACATCACCTATATTGCGACTGATGAGGGTTGGCTGTACCCTGCCGGTGTTATGGACCTGTGCGGCAGAGCTATTGTTGGCTTTGCTATGGCTGAGCACATGAAAAAGTCGATTGTCATAGATGCTCTAAATCAGGCCATTGGCAGAACTGACGCCAAACAAGGGGTATTGGTCCATTCCGACCGCGGCATCCAATACGCTAGCAAAGAATACCAGGCTGTACTGAAGAAGAACCAATTTATTTGCAGCATGAGCCGTAAGGGCAATTGCTATGATACTGCTCCCATGGATCCTTCTGGGGTAAGCTAA
- the arnF gene encoding putative 4-amino-4-deoxy-L-arabinose-phosphoundecaprenol flippase subunit ArnF, whose translation MKELYIILLSVLLGAVGQIAFKYGAMHVPATGTFTEKILAAWPIVAGLGIYGVSTLLWIYALRTVELSYAYPLISLSYVLIFIASYFVFHETIGLQRLAGAALILSGIILVARS comes from the coding sequence ATGAAAGAGTTGTACATAATATTGCTGTCAGTTCTCCTCGGTGCTGTTGGACAGATTGCCTTTAAGTACGGCGCTATGCATGTTCCTGCTACCGGTACTTTCACGGAAAAGATTTTGGCTGCTTGGCCGATTGTGGCCGGTTTGGGCATCTACGGTGTGAGCACACTGCTATGGATTTATGCCTTGCGCACCGTCGAGCTAAGCTATGCTTATCCGCTGATCAGTCTAAGCTATGTGCTGATATTTATTGCTTCTTATTTTGTTTTCCACGAAACAATTGGACTGCAAAGACTGGCCGGGGCGGCTTTGATCCTAAGCGGTATAATATTAGTGGCTAGGTCTTAA